A genomic segment from Nocardia cyriacigeorgica GUH-2 encodes:
- a CDS encoding MaoC family dehydratase — protein MSELRRVVQRGLWFEEFETDVVYEHRPGRTITEADNVLFTTLTMNAQALHLDAAFSETQPPFNQRLVNSMFTLSTLVGLSVAQLTQGTLVANLGFGDIAFPKPLFHGDTLYAETVVTDKRVSKSRPGEGIVSFAHTARNQHGDVVATATRKTLVRLRPESA, from the coding sequence GTGAGCGAGCTACGCCGCGTCGTCCAGCGGGGGCTGTGGTTCGAGGAGTTCGAGACCGATGTGGTCTACGAGCACCGCCCCGGGCGCACCATCACCGAGGCCGACAACGTCCTGTTCACCACGCTGACGATGAACGCCCAGGCACTGCACCTGGACGCCGCGTTCAGCGAAACCCAGCCGCCGTTCAACCAGCGACTGGTGAATTCGATGTTCACGCTGTCGACGCTGGTGGGGCTGTCGGTGGCGCAGCTGACGCAGGGCACGCTGGTGGCCAACCTCGGCTTCGGCGATATCGCCTTCCCGAAGCCGCTGTTCCACGGCGACACCCTCTACGCCGAGACCGTCGTCACCGACAAGCGGGTCTCGAAATCGCGGCCGGGCGAGGGCATCGTCAGCTTCGCGCACACCGCCCGCAACCAGCACGGCGACGTGGTGGCGACCGCCACCAGGAAGACGCTGGTCCGGCTGCGTCCGGAGTCGGCATGA
- a CDS encoding acetoacetate--CoA ligase: MQPQWVPTDREIAEAKITDFARFVTARTGVPTPDYSALWQWSVRDLPGFWHALWDYFDLGEIAGEVLAEESMPGARWFPGTRLNYVDQVVRQARSDRPAIVALGDGGEEVTEVSWAELIDRTAAFARTLRSLGVKPGDRVAGYLPNIPEAVIAFLGTAAVGAVWSACGQDYTAKAALDRLGQLEPTVLVTADGYRFGGKAHDKRADIEQLRAGLSSVRDTVVVSRLGLAVPDTLAWDDAVSATDLVIETEAVDFDHPLWIVFSSGTTGLPKGIVHGHGGVLLEHLKAVSLQSDIGPDDTFFWYTSPSWMMWNFQVAGLLAGATIVCFDGSPTYPEPDALWRIAAKVRATVLGTSPGYVLACIKAGSVPKDEHDLSALRMIGITGSALPPSSALWLRDNVGAQIPISSISGGTDVVSAFIGGVRTVPVWPGELSAPYLGVALDAYDESGNPVRGEVGELVVTRPMPSMPVSFWNDPGGKRYHDAYFDTYPGVWRHGDWITITEHGSIVVHGRSDSTLNRHGIRMGSADIYQAVERLPEVAEALVIGAEQPDGGYWMPLFVVPAPGVELTDELAERIKNVIRTEVSPRHVPDEILAAPAVPHTRTGKKLEVPIKKLFQGADPARVVERSAVDDPDLLDWYARIRPPGNR; this comes from the coding sequence ATGCAGCCACAGTGGGTGCCCACCGATCGGGAGATCGCCGAGGCGAAGATCACCGATTTCGCCCGCTTCGTCACCGCCCGCACCGGCGTCCCCACCCCCGACTACAGCGCGCTGTGGCAGTGGTCGGTGCGGGACCTGCCGGGTTTCTGGCATGCGCTGTGGGACTACTTCGACCTCGGTGAGATCGCCGGCGAGGTACTGGCCGAGGAGTCCATGCCAGGCGCGCGCTGGTTTCCCGGCACCCGGCTGAACTATGTGGATCAGGTGGTGCGGCAGGCCCGCTCCGACCGTCCGGCGATCGTGGCGCTCGGCGACGGCGGCGAGGAGGTCACCGAGGTCTCCTGGGCCGAATTGATCGACCGCACCGCCGCATTCGCGCGGACACTGCGCTCGCTCGGGGTGAAACCCGGTGATCGGGTGGCCGGATATCTGCCGAACATCCCGGAGGCTGTGATCGCGTTCCTCGGCACGGCGGCCGTCGGCGCGGTGTGGAGTGCGTGCGGGCAGGACTACACCGCCAAGGCCGCCCTCGACCGGCTCGGCCAGCTCGAACCGACGGTGCTGGTCACCGCCGACGGCTACCGCTTCGGCGGTAAGGCGCACGACAAGCGCGCCGATATCGAGCAGTTGCGCGCCGGGCTGTCGAGTGTGCGCGACACCGTCGTCGTCTCGCGGCTCGGGCTCGCCGTGCCGGACACGCTGGCCTGGGACGACGCTGTCAGTGCCACCGATCTGGTCATCGAGACCGAGGCCGTCGACTTCGACCACCCGCTGTGGATCGTGTTCTCCTCCGGCACCACCGGCCTGCCCAAGGGCATCGTGCACGGTCACGGCGGCGTGCTGCTCGAACATCTGAAAGCGGTGTCGCTGCAATCGGATATCGGGCCCGACGACACGTTCTTCTGGTACACCAGCCCGAGCTGGATGATGTGGAACTTCCAGGTGGCCGGGCTGCTCGCCGGGGCGACCATCGTCTGCTTCGACGGCAGCCCCACCTATCCGGAGCCGGACGCGCTGTGGCGGATCGCGGCGAAGGTGCGCGCGACAGTACTCGGCACCAGCCCCGGCTATGTACTGGCCTGCATCAAGGCCGGTTCGGTGCCCAAGGACGAGCACGACCTGTCGGCATTGCGGATGATCGGCATCACCGGTTCGGCGCTGCCGCCGTCGTCGGCACTGTGGTTGCGCGACAACGTCGGCGCGCAGATCCCGATCTCCTCGATCAGCGGCGGCACCGATGTGGTGTCGGCGTTCATCGGCGGTGTGCGCACGGTGCCGGTGTGGCCCGGTGAGCTGTCGGCGCCGTATCTGGGTGTGGCACTGGACGCCTACGACGAGTCCGGCAATCCGGTGCGCGGTGAGGTGGGCGAGCTGGTGGTCACCCGGCCGATGCCGTCCATGCCGGTGAGTTTCTGGAACGACCCGGGCGGAAAGCGTTACCACGACGCCTATTTCGACACCTATCCCGGTGTGTGGCGCCACGGCGACTGGATCACCATCACCGAGCACGGTTCCATCGTGGTGCACGGTCGCTCTGATTCCACGCTCAACCGGCACGGCATCCGGATGGGCAGCGCCGATATCTATCAGGCCGTCGAGCGGCTGCCCGAGGTGGCCGAGGCGCTGGTGATCGGCGCCGAACAACCCGACGGCGGCTACTGGATGCCACTGTTCGTGGTGCCCGCGCCCGGCGTCGAACTCACCGATGAGCTGGCCGAGCGGATCAAGAATGTCATCCGCACCGAGGTCTCGCCGCGACACGTACCCGACGAGATCCTGGCCGCGCCCGCCGTGCCGCACACCCGCACCGGTAAGAAGCTCGAGGTGCCGATCAAGAAGCTGTTCCAAGGCGCCGATCCGGCCCGCGTCGTGGAGCGCAGCGCCGTCGACGACCCCGATCTGCTCGACTGGTACGCGCGGATTCGTCCGCCGGGCAACAGGTGA
- a CDS encoding TetR/AcrR family transcriptional regulator, translating into MGARNRRSTRETTADETTGTRAVRRRPRDRRAQIAAASAEAFGSLGYHGVSMEDIASRLDISSTALYRHYPSKYALFREETMRLGRLSVEAVRLPEEARGWPARQRLEHELDALIDASIVNRRSAALLRWQRRYLEPEDAALLHDQLTVVDGALRETLGEYRPELPGRDRAVLTAALLSVLSSIGDHHVAIPVRSLTEQLGTACRALADTRLPAPGEATETTTAREIPLTFKHELLLVRAVELFHERGYPNVSVEDIATAAGLPASSAVYRFYRGKGDILAAAFRRAADRVSAAIGPAVAGSDGPEQALYTLIDLFVDGSFAERELTFVYYAEISNVPAEERTVLRNIQRLNVEEWAKLLMAVRPELAAAAARVLVHAALAMVVDLGQRFGSVDPACSRRRVAALMRQVLFGR; encoded by the coding sequence ATGGGAGCCCGGAATCGCCGCTCGACGCGGGAGACGACCGCGGACGAGACCACCGGGACTCGGGCGGTGCGCCGCCGCCCGCGTGACCGGCGCGCGCAGATCGCCGCGGCCTCGGCCGAAGCCTTCGGCTCGCTCGGCTACCACGGGGTCAGCATGGAGGACATCGCCTCGCGCCTCGATATCTCCTCGACCGCGCTGTACCGCCACTACCCCAGCAAATACGCGCTGTTTCGGGAGGAGACGATGCGGCTGGGCCGGCTGAGCGTGGAAGCGGTGCGGCTGCCCGAGGAAGCGCGCGGGTGGCCGGCGCGGCAGCGGCTCGAACACGAGCTGGACGCGCTGATCGACGCCTCCATCGTCAACCGGCGCAGCGCCGCGCTGTTGCGCTGGCAACGACGCTACCTCGAACCCGAGGACGCCGCCCTGCTGCACGACCAGCTCACCGTGGTCGATGGGGCGCTGCGCGAAACCCTCGGCGAATACCGTCCCGAACTGCCCGGACGCGACCGCGCGGTGCTCACGGCGGCGCTGCTGAGCGTGCTGAGCAGCATCGGCGACCATCACGTGGCGATTCCGGTGCGCTCGCTGACCGAGCAGCTGGGCACCGCCTGCCGCGCGCTGGCCGACACCCGGCTGCCCGCCCCCGGCGAGGCCACCGAGACCACGACCGCGCGCGAGATCCCGCTGACCTTCAAACACGAACTGCTGCTGGTGCGCGCGGTGGAACTGTTCCATGAGCGCGGCTACCCGAATGTGAGCGTGGAGGACATCGCGACCGCCGCCGGACTGCCCGCCTCCTCGGCGGTGTACCGGTTCTATCGCGGCAAGGGCGATATCCTGGCCGCCGCGTTTCGCCGTGCGGCCGACCGGGTTTCGGCCGCCATCGGGCCCGCCGTCGCCGGATCCGATGGGCCCGAACAGGCGCTGTACACCCTCATCGATCTGTTCGTCGACGGCTCCTTCGCCGAACGCGAGCTGACCTTCGTCTACTACGCCGAGATCAGCAATGTGCCCGCCGAGGAACGCACCGTGCTGCGAAACATCCAGCGGCTCAACGTCGAAGAGTGGGCCAAGCTGTTGATGGCGGTGCGGCCCGAGCTCGCCGCCGCGGCCGCACGGGTGCTGGTGCACGCCGCGCTGGCCATGGTGGTCGATCTCGGGCAGCGGTTCGGCTCGGTGGACCCGGCCTGTTCACGCCGGCGGGTGGCCGCGCTGATGCGGCAGGTGCTGTTCGGGCGGTGA
- a CDS encoding TetR/AcrR family transcriptional regulator: protein MSVDNRRTVRAKSNGDSAPREIRRRPKNRRAQIAAAAAAAFGSLGYHGVSMEDIASGLGISSAALYRHYPSKYALFREELLRVGRAMTESVHLPEAAAEATPEQRLRQVLDALITATIDNRPSVTLVRWEGRYLEPEDSQLLDEQQATVVDALGTELHALRPELDDDDVRVLRAAMLSTITSIADHHATLPAKSLARLLSSACWDIAQAELPAVGDAVEPAAAAEIPDSFKHELLLRKAVELFHDRGYPNVSVEDIATAAGLSAASAVYRFYRGKSDLLAAAFRRAAERVSSAIGPAVASADSAEAALVSLIDQYVEGSFTERALTFVYYTEFTHVPAEERTVLRNIQRLSVEEWARLVREVRPDLAPAESRFLVHAAFALVVDLGRSFGTAPIASQGRVAALMQIVLFGRRAEV, encoded by the coding sequence ATGAGTGTCGACAATCGCCGTACCGTGCGTGCGAAGAGCAACGGCGACTCGGCGCCACGCGAAATCCGGCGCAGGCCGAAGAACCGGCGAGCCCAGATCGCCGCGGCCGCCGCCGCCGCGTTCGGCTCCCTCGGCTACCACGGTGTCAGCATGGAGGACATCGCGTCGGGCCTGGGCATCAGCTCGGCCGCGCTGTACCGGCACTACCCCAGCAAGTACGCCCTGTTCCGGGAGGAGCTGCTGCGGGTGGGCCGGGCCATGACCGAATCGGTGCACCTACCCGAGGCCGCTGCCGAGGCCACCCCGGAGCAGCGGCTGCGTCAGGTGCTCGACGCGCTCATCACCGCCACCATCGACAACCGGCCCAGCGTCACCCTGGTGCGCTGGGAGGGCCGCTACCTCGAGCCCGAGGATTCGCAGCTGCTCGACGAACAGCAGGCCACCGTGGTCGACGCACTCGGAACCGAGCTGCACGCGCTGCGCCCCGAACTCGACGACGACGATGTGCGGGTGCTGCGCGCGGCCATGCTGAGCACCATCACCAGCATCGCCGACCATCACGCCACCCTGCCCGCGAAATCGCTTGCCCGCCTGCTGTCCTCGGCCTGCTGGGATATCGCGCAGGCCGAGCTGCCCGCCGTCGGCGATGCGGTGGAACCCGCTGCGGCGGCGGAGATCCCGGATTCGTTCAAGCACGAGCTGCTGCTGCGCAAGGCGGTCGAGCTGTTCCACGATCGCGGCTACCCGAACGTCAGCGTGGAGGACATCGCGACCGCGGCCGGACTCTCGGCGGCGTCGGCGGTGTACCGGTTCTATCGCGGTAAGAGCGATCTGCTGGCGGCGGCGTTCCGCCGTGCGGCCGAACGGGTTTCGAGCGCGATCGGCCCGGCGGTCGCGTCGGCCGACAGCGCCGAGGCGGCGCTGGTATCGCTGATCGACCAGTACGTGGAGGGCTCGTTCACCGAACGGGCGCTGACCTTCGTCTATTACACCGAATTCACCCACGTGCCCGCCGAGGAGCGCACGGTGCTGCGCAATATCCAGCGGCTCAGCGTCGAGGAGTGGGCGCGGCTGGTGCGCGAGGTGCGTCCCGACCTCGCGCCTGCCGAATCGCGGTTCCTGGTGCACGCCGCGTTCGCCCTGGTCGTGGATCTCGGGCGGTCGTTCGGTACTGCGCCGATCGCCTCGCAGGGGCGGGTGGCGGCGCTGATGCAGATCGTGCTGTTCGGGCGCCGCGCCGAGGTCTGA
- a CDS encoding HpcH/HpaI aldolase/citrate lyase family protein has translation MTWQMSGPAWLFCPADRPERFAKAAAAADVVILDLEDGVAAADKSAARKALVETPLDPETTIVRVNAAGTDEHRHDLAALIDTGYRRIMLPKCESTAQLAALSTYEVIVLIESPLGALEVTRTAAADNTIGVMWGAEDLVAGLGGAASRHADGSYRDVVRHVRSTALLAAKAHGRLALDSVYLNIADLDGLRAETEDAVAVGFDVKVAIHPSQVPVIRDAYAPTEDELAWARGVLDEAPRHRGVFAYQGRMVDAPVLRHAEQVVRRARR, from the coding sequence ATGACGTGGCAGATGAGCGGCCCGGCCTGGCTGTTCTGCCCGGCCGACCGGCCCGAACGCTTCGCCAAGGCGGCCGCGGCGGCCGATGTGGTGATCCTCGACCTGGAGGACGGGGTCGCCGCCGCCGACAAGTCCGCGGCGCGGAAGGCGCTGGTCGAGACGCCGTTGGACCCGGAGACCACGATCGTGCGGGTCAACGCCGCGGGCACCGATGAGCACCGCCACGACCTGGCCGCGCTGATCGACACCGGCTACCGGCGGATCATGCTGCCCAAATGCGAATCGACCGCCCAGCTGGCGGCGTTGTCGACGTATGAGGTGATCGTGCTGATCGAATCGCCGCTGGGCGCGCTGGAGGTGACGCGCACCGCGGCCGCCGACAACACCATCGGCGTGATGTGGGGTGCCGAAGATCTGGTGGCCGGCCTCGGCGGCGCGGCCAGCAGGCACGCCGACGGCAGCTACCGCGACGTCGTCCGGCATGTCCGCTCGACGGCGCTGCTGGCGGCCAAGGCGCACGGCCGGCTTGCGCTGGATTCGGTGTACCTGAACATCGCCGACCTGGACGGTTTGCGGGCCGAGACCGAGGATGCGGTGGCCGTCGGATTCGACGTCAAGGTGGCCATTCATCCGAGCCAGGTGCCCGTCATCCGGGACGCCTACGCCCCCACCGAGGACGAACTCGCTTGGGCGCGTGGGGTTCTCGATGAGGCGCCGCGGCATCGCGGTGTCTTCGCCTACCAGGGCCGCATGGTCGACGCACCCGTTCTGCGGCACGCCGAACAGGTCGTCCGGCGCGCCCGCCGCTGA